The sequence below is a genomic window from Nitrospirota bacterium.
CCGGAAGGTGCCGAAGAGGGCGATGAAGAGAATGCCGAGAGTCGCGATACCGAAGACAAAGGTGTCGAGCGCCACCTTCTTTACGTTGGCCAGCGCTACCGAGAGCGGGATAGCGACCGACTCTACCCCGACGATCGTATTGTCCTTCCAGCCGAACGTCCCGGTCGGACCGTACTTGGCGCGCAGCGGCTGCGGCGCATCCCCCGGCTCGCCGTGGCACTTGAGGCAGCTCTTCTCCGAGAGGATCGGCCGCACATAGACGAGATACTCCTTGCCGTCGATGGTTTCGATCCCCTGCCAGGAGGTCCTGTCCCTCCCCCCCTCGAAATAGCGCATCATCCGTACATGAAAGCGGTCGGCGCGGTTCTGGACATTGAGCGGCTTGTCCGATACTCTTTTATACACGTACTCGGGGAGGTCCCTGGCGAAGTGCTTCATGACCTGGAGATTGACATGCGTCGTCGACATCGCCTCGAGGACGAAGGCATCTTCCGTCGTCGTCCTCGACAGGAGATCGAACATCCTGGGACGCAGCGAGTCCTTGACATAGGTCCCCAGCGCCTTCACATGGGTCATGATGATAACGGTCTTGTCTTTTGCCTCGTTAATGACCTGGGCTTTCAGATACGCATAGAGGATCGCGGAGAAGAAGGCACAGAAAGCGAGGAGCAGGGCGCCGATCATCAAGCTGAACCGTATCCCGAGATTGAAGCTTCTGGTTCTCATCGTCTTTCTCATTGTAACACAGAGCATAACAGCGAGAGAACGCGTGCAGGGGGAAGAGAATAATTTATTGAATTCCCTCCGTTTGAATTGCTAATATAATAATTCTCCGGCGGCGCTTTAAAAGACGGAAAATACACGTACGATACGGAAACAGCGATAGTCATGGCACGCATTCTTCCCTTCAAAGGACTCCTTTACAACCCGGACAAGGTATCCGGGAACGAGGTCATCGCGCCCCCTTACGACGTCATCAGCCCCGATTACAAAGAGGCGCTCTACCGGAAGAGCCCGTACAACATCGTGCGGATCGACTTCGGCAAAGAGCTGCCGGGGGATAACGAGAGCGTCAACCGGTATTCGCGCTCCCGCGACCTGCTCGCGCAGTGGGAGCAGGAAGGGGTCCTTTCGAGGGACAGCGAGCCCGCCTTTTATGCCTATGAGGCCGACTACGAGCTGAGGGGAAAACGGAAGCGCCTCAGGGGCTTTCTCGGCCTGGTGAAGCTCGAGGAGCTGGGCAAGGGCGTCTATCCCCACGAGGCTACCCATGCGAAGCCGAAGGAAGACCGGCTGAACCTGATGCGGTGGTGCCATGCCAATATCAGCCCCATTTACGCGCTGTATAACAGCCCGGAGCACGGGACCGCCGCGCTCCTCGAAGAGGCCGCTGCCGGGAGGCCGTACTTCAGCGCCGAAGACCTGGACGGCGCCGAGCACCGCCTCTACCGGATAGCCGATCCTGCGAAAATTGAGTTGATAACGAGAGAGTTGTGTGATAAACATATATTTATAGCCGACGGGCACCACCGTTATGAAGTGGCGCTCGAGTTCAAGCGGGAGATGGACCGCCGGGAGCAGTCCGCATCCCCCGGAGAGCGCTCAGCCGAAGCATCCCGCCCCTGGGACTATGTGCTGATGTTCCTTGCGAATATGGCGGATGAGGGAGTGAGTATCCTTCCCACGCACCGGATGGTCAAGGGAATTGCGGATAAATCCGCCGTCCTCGAAAAATTGGCCCCTGATTTCGCCGTTTCCCGGGCGCCGCTGGATGCGGATATCGCCGGGCTGCTGTCCGGAGAGAGCGGCCACGCGTTCGGGCTGTACCTGGATACGGAACAGCAGCTCTATGTCTTGAACTATAGAGAGGACCATCTGCAGGACGTCCCTCCTGCGCTGAGGGAGCTCGATGTGGTGATTCTCCACGAGCTGATCCTCAAGCGCGACCTGGGGATAACGGAGGTCGCCTTCGAAATGGATGCGAAGGAGGCGCTCCGGAGAGTGCGCAACGGGGACTTCGACGGCGTCTTCTTTCTCAACCCTACAGGGGTCGGCGATGTGGAGCGGGTCGCCCTGTCGAACCTGAGAATGCCTCCGAAGTCTACGTACTTCTACCCGAAACTTCTTACCGGTATGGTTATATACAGGTTTTAAATTCAAATTCCAAGGAGGCTTCATATGGCAGTGCGCGTAGCGATTAACGGCTTTGGAAGGATCGGAAGGAATTTCTTCAGGACCTGCAAGGGAATCGGCGATATCGAGATCGTCGGCATCAACGACCTGACCGATGCGAAGACGCTGGCCCACCTCCTCAAGTACGACTCGGTGCACGGCATCTTCAATGCCGACGTGGCGGCCGGAGACGGCACCCTCATCGTGGACGGCAAGGAGATAAAGGTCTCTGCCGAGCGGGCTCCCGAAAACCTCCCCTGGAAGGCGCTGAAGGTGGACATCGTCGTCGAATCGACGGGGCTCTTCACCGACCGGGAGAAGGCGGCAAAGCATCTCGATGCAGGAGCGAAGTGGGTGATCATCTCTG
It includes:
- a CDS encoding DUF1015 domain-containing protein, encoding MARILPFKGLLYNPDKVSGNEVIAPPYDVISPDYKEALYRKSPYNIVRIDFGKELPGDNESVNRYSRSRDLLAQWEQEGVLSRDSEPAFYAYEADYELRGKRKRLRGFLGLVKLEELGKGVYPHEATHAKPKEDRLNLMRWCHANISPIYALYNSPEHGTAALLEEAAAGRPYFSAEDLDGAEHRLYRIADPAKIELITRELCDKHIFIADGHHRYEVALEFKREMDRREQSASPGERSAEASRPWDYVLMFLANMADEGVSILPTHRMVKGIADKSAVLEKLAPDFAVSRAPLDADIAGLLSGESGHAFGLYLDTEQQLYVLNYREDHLQDVPPALRELDVVILHELILKRDLGITEVAFEMDAKEALRRVRNGDFDGVFFLNPTGVGDVERVALSNLRMPPKSTYFYPKLLTGMVIYRF